One window of Gilliamella sp. B3022 genomic DNA carries:
- a CDS encoding tyrosine-protein phosphatase: MEKQNKEAVSAVRNHQGQIIITFDPSDQKSVDLYWTEETDAHTKNKTLISKNVQSPVIFDDPLHAKKRIYFILHKEGKSPLIFGERTLPITGLNNFRDFGGYVGANGKRVKWGQLYRSNHLHGLKPDAQQYITALKIKTIIDYRSDNEIKTSPNSSIGEIKTYHLDASAQTAELAAQFAADPSNEDQALIESVLRDIPREFVNGEGVQVLEQYRGFVLSEKSKNAYRQMLRVVLDANNSPSLQHCRGGKDRTGYGVLLIQIMLGLSESDMIYDYMLTHENRLERNKIKMEAYRKITDDEDVLGYLLSLIDTRVSFIIEILNTMKKVAGSPENYIKQELGFTDQDFKTLQDIYLE, translated from the coding sequence ATGGAAAAACAAAATAAAGAAGCGGTATCAGCGGTACGAAATCATCAAGGACAAATTATTATAACTTTTGATCCATCAGATCAAAAATCCGTTGATCTTTATTGGACTGAAGAGACTGATGCCCATACCAAAAATAAAACATTGATTAGCAAAAATGTACAAAGTCCGGTGATTTTTGATGATCCGTTACACGCTAAAAAACGTATTTATTTTATTTTACATAAAGAAGGTAAATCTCCGTTAATATTTGGTGAAAGAACTCTACCAATAACAGGCTTAAACAATTTCCGTGATTTTGGAGGATATGTCGGAGCTAACGGTAAACGTGTTAAATGGGGACAATTATACCGCTCCAACCATCTTCATGGTTTGAAGCCAGATGCACAACAATACATTACTGCATTAAAAATTAAAACAATTATTGATTATCGCAGTGATAATGAAATTAAAACCAGTCCCAATTCATCAATTGGCGAAATAAAGACCTATCATTTAGATGCATCTGCGCAAACGGCTGAACTTGCTGCTCAATTTGCTGCTGACCCAAGCAATGAAGATCAAGCATTAATTGAAAGCGTGTTAAGAGATATTCCTCGAGAATTCGTCAACGGAGAAGGCGTACAAGTCCTTGAACAATATCGAGGCTTTGTATTGAGTGAAAAATCCAAAAATGCTTATCGACAAATGCTCAGAGTCGTTTTAGATGCCAACAACAGCCCAAGCCTTCAACACTGTCGTGGCGGTAAAGATAGAACTGGATATGGTGTATTATTGATCCAAATTATGCTAGGTCTATCGGAATCGGATATGATATATGATTATATGTTAACTCATGAGAATCGTTTAGAACGAAATAAAATCAAAATGGAAGCTTATCGTAAAATTACCGATGATGAAGATGTACTGGGTTATTTATTAAGTTTAATTGATACCCGTGTTAGTTTTATAATCGAAATTCTTAATACAATGAAAAAAGTTGCTGGCTCACCAGAGAATTACATTAAACAAGAATTAGGTTTTACAGATCAAGATTTTAAAACCCTGCAAGATATTTATTTGGAATAA
- the ydiJ gene encoding D-2-hydroxyglutarate dehydrogenase YdiJ — protein sequence MIPRLSNSPQLDEVTKTYLMALNDSGFMGDIASDYASCLTMSTDNSIYQLMPQAIVFPRSTDDVQLIMQLANQEPFQTLKFTPRGGGTGTNGQSLNSGIVVDLSRYMNRILAVNIEEGWVKVEAGVIKDQLNEYLKQYDYFFAPELSTSNRATIGGMINTDASGQGSMIYGKTSDHTLCIKAVLVNGEILETSKKSIAEVEDLATQSMIYRTVYEYCKNHRQLILNKFPKLNRSLTGYDLKNVFNDNLTEFDLTRILTGSEGSLAFVTEAKLHIMPKPRYRFLMNIKYDSFQSALSNAPFLVNAEALSVETVDSKVLGLAKEDIIWQSIKELITDVRGHDMQGINIVEFAGNDYELTKGKMDKLGKQIDKLIINHSLGILGYQTCENLDEIEKIYAMRKKAVGLLGNAKGRQKPIPFVEDTCVPPKHLADYITEFRALLDSYHLTYGMFGHVDSGVLHVRPALDMCDPEQEKLMKNISDQVAVLTAKYGGLLWGEHGKGFRSEYSSAFFGEALYQGLRIIKTAFDPHNRLNPGKICQPLHNNDGMLKVDSITRGFYDRQIPLGVKEVFHGATECNGNGLCFNFDVNSPMCPSMKLSGNRVYSPKGRATLMREWLRLMIESGMTEQELNSLLPTKHSTLVVFAKKMAYTVKAKFGEYDFSHEVKDSMNHCLSCKACATQCPIKIDVPDFKARFLQLYHTRYLRPIRDYLVGNIESYLPLMAKAPRFFNFFIKMPFTEYVTNKTVGMVSLPMLSVPTLKKQMVNHNTANIKLEQLQTLSEEERSQYVLVVQDPFTSYYDAKVVYDFVRLIEMLGYKPVVLPFVPNGKAQHIKGFLKQFAKTAQTASRVLSHIAKLGIPMVGVDPALVLCYRDEYKLILGDNDSDFKVLLSHEWLINIAVRLSDSMQLRTIDKEKWYLLGHCSETTQLPASNQQWQQIFKQFGVDLQPIQVGCCGMAGTYGHEVNNLAASKQLYELSWQKALSHYPKERCLTTGYSCRSQVKRFDKFILKHPIQALLTMMQVNYQ from the coding sequence ATGATCCCTCGATTATCAAATTCGCCTCAACTCGATGAGGTCACAAAAACATACTTAATGGCACTTAACGATTCAGGCTTTATGGGTGATATAGCAAGTGATTATGCTTCATGTTTGACCATGTCGACTGATAACAGCATTTATCAATTAATGCCACAAGCAATAGTGTTTCCTCGTTCAACTGATGATGTTCAATTAATCATGCAGTTAGCCAACCAAGAACCATTTCAAACTCTGAAATTTACACCAAGAGGGGGAGGTACAGGAACCAATGGACAATCTTTAAATAGTGGTATTGTGGTTGATCTTTCTCGTTATATGAATCGAATATTAGCGGTCAATATTGAAGAAGGCTGGGTCAAAGTTGAAGCTGGAGTGATTAAAGATCAACTCAATGAATATTTAAAACAGTACGATTACTTTTTTGCACCTGAATTATCCACCAGTAATCGGGCAACTATTGGTGGAATGATAAATACCGATGCATCAGGACAAGGATCGATGATCTATGGGAAAACCTCTGATCATACTTTATGCATTAAAGCCGTATTAGTCAATGGTGAGATCCTTGAAACGAGTAAAAAAAGCATTGCTGAAGTTGAGGATCTGGCAACTCAATCAATGATTTACCGTACGGTATATGAATATTGTAAAAATCATCGTCAACTTATTTTAAATAAATTCCCTAAATTAAATCGCTCTTTAACGGGTTATGATTTGAAAAATGTTTTTAATGATAATTTAACTGAATTTGATTTAACACGTATTTTAACCGGCAGTGAAGGATCATTAGCCTTTGTTACTGAAGCTAAATTGCACATTATGCCCAAACCAAGATATCGTTTTTTAATGAATATTAAATACGACTCTTTTCAATCTGCATTAAGTAATGCTCCTTTTTTAGTTAATGCTGAAGCATTGTCTGTTGAAACTGTTGATTCAAAGGTTCTAGGACTGGCTAAAGAAGATATTATCTGGCAATCAATTAAAGAGTTAATTACCGATGTTCGCGGGCATGATATGCAAGGTATCAATATTGTTGAGTTTGCTGGTAATGATTATGAATTGACTAAAGGTAAAATGGATAAATTAGGTAAACAAATAGACAAACTCATAATTAATCATTCCTTAGGTATTCTAGGCTATCAAACGTGTGAAAACTTAGATGAGATTGAAAAGATCTATGCTATGCGGAAAAAAGCAGTGGGATTACTTGGTAATGCTAAAGGAAGGCAAAAGCCGATTCCCTTTGTTGAAGATACCTGTGTGCCTCCAAAACATTTAGCAGATTATATAACTGAATTTCGTGCTTTACTCGATAGTTATCATTTAACTTATGGGATGTTTGGTCATGTCGATTCAGGAGTATTGCACGTTCGCCCAGCATTGGATATGTGTGATCCTGAACAAGAAAAATTGATGAAAAACATTTCTGATCAAGTTGCCGTTTTAACCGCTAAATACGGTGGATTATTATGGGGTGAACATGGTAAAGGTTTTCGTAGTGAATACAGTTCTGCTTTTTTTGGTGAAGCGTTATATCAGGGACTGAGAATAATTAAAACTGCTTTTGATCCTCATAATCGTTTAAATCCAGGAAAAATTTGTCAACCTTTACACAACAACGATGGCATGTTAAAGGTCGACTCGATTACGCGAGGCTTTTATGATCGCCAAATTCCACTGGGAGTTAAAGAGGTTTTTCATGGAGCAACAGAATGCAATGGTAATGGTCTTTGTTTTAATTTTGATGTGAATAGCCCCATGTGCCCATCGATGAAATTATCAGGTAACCGTGTATATTCACCAAAAGGTCGAGCAACTTTAATGCGAGAGTGGCTACGTTTAATGATTGAATCAGGTATGACAGAACAGGAACTTAATTCACTTTTACCTACGAAACATAGCACATTAGTTGTTTTTGCAAAAAAAATGGCTTACACCGTCAAAGCAAAATTTGGGGAATATGACTTTTCTCACGAGGTCAAAGACTCAATGAATCATTGCTTGTCATGCAAAGCGTGTGCAACACAATGTCCAATTAAGATTGATGTACCTGATTTTAAAGCGCGTTTTTTGCAGTTATATCACACCCGTTATCTAAGACCAATACGCGATTACTTAGTTGGAAATATTGAATCTTACCTACCTTTGATGGCGAAAGCACCACGTTTTTTTAATTTTTTTATCAAGATGCCTTTCACCGAATATGTTACCAATAAAACCGTTGGCATGGTCAGCTTACCTATGTTGTCGGTGCCAACGCTAAAAAAACAAATGGTGAATCATAACACTGCAAATATTAAACTTGAACAATTACAAACTCTTTCAGAAGAGGAACGATCTCAATATGTTCTAGTTGTTCAAGATCCGTTTACTAGCTATTATGATGCCAAAGTGGTTTATGATTTTGTCCGTCTAATTGAAATGTTAGGCTATAAACCCGTTGTGTTACCTTTTGTACCAAACGGTAAAGCTCAGCATATTAAAGGGTTTTTAAAACAATTTGCTAAAACGGCACAAACCGCGTCAAGAGTTTTATCACACATTGCTAAATTGGGCATACCCATGGTTGGGGTCGATCCCGCATTGGTACTTTGCTATCGAGATGAATATAAACTAATACTTGGGGATAACGACAGTGATTTTAAAGTATTGCTTTCACATGAATGGTTAATCAATATTGCTGTCCGCCTATCAGACAGCATGCAATTAAGAACAATAGATAAGGAAAAATGGTATTTGCTTGGTCATTGTAGTGAAACGACACAATTACCCGCCAGTAATCAGCAGTGGCAGCAGATTTTCAAGCAATTTGGTGTTGATTTGCAACCCATCCAAGTTGGGTGTTGTGGTATGGCAGGTACGTATGGGCATGAAGTTAATAATCTTGCTGCATCGAAACAGTTATATGAGTTATCATGGCAAAAAGCCTTGTCTCATTATCCTAAAGAACGTTGTTTGACAACTGGTTATTCTTGTCGCAGTCAGGTTAAACGATTTGATAAGTTTATTTTAAAGCATCCTATCCAGGCATTATTAACGATGATGCAAGTAAATTATCAATAA
- the truC gene encoding tRNA pseudouridine(65) synthase TruC produces MFEILYYDNDLIAINKPSGWLVHRSWLDKHETVVVMQTLRDQIGQHVFPIHRLDRPTSGVLLFALSSEIARLMSEQFATKQIEKTYHAIVRGYVEGEAVIDYPLVKELDKIADKFSDSNKVAQDAVTTYRGISKIEVPIKVGKFDTARYSFVELKPKTGRKHQLRRHMKHIFHPILGDSKHGDLHQNRAFAEFFAIKRLMLHASKLHMIHPINHKSIVIEAKFDQQWQDILENFI; encoded by the coding sequence ATGTTTGAAATTCTATATTACGATAATGATTTAATTGCGATAAACAAGCCAAGTGGTTGGCTTGTGCATCGCAGTTGGTTAGATAAACATGAAACAGTAGTGGTGATGCAAACATTGCGTGATCAAATTGGTCAGCATGTATTTCCGATACATAGACTTGATAGACCGACTTCGGGTGTTTTACTCTTTGCTCTATCCAGTGAAATTGCTCGTTTAATGTCCGAACAATTTGCCACAAAGCAGATTGAAAAAACTTATCATGCCATTGTGCGCGGTTATGTTGAAGGTGAAGCTGTTATTGATTATCCTTTAGTTAAAGAACTGGATAAAATTGCGGATAAATTTTCTGATAGCAATAAAGTTGCTCAAGACGCTGTAACGACTTATCGAGGGATAAGTAAAATTGAAGTGCCAATTAAAGTCGGCAAATTTGATACAGCCCGTTACAGCTTTGTTGAATTGAAACCTAAAACTGGTCGTAAGCATCAATTACGTCGGCATATGAAACACATTTTTCATCCAATTCTAGGCGACAGTAAACACGGAGATTTACATCAAAACCGTGCCTTTGCCGAATTTTTTGCTATAAAACGGCTAATGTTGCATGCAAGTAAGTTACACATGATTCATCCAATTAATCATAAATCTATTGTCATTGAAGCCAAGTTTGATCAACAATGGCAAGATATCCTTGAGAATTTTATATAA
- a CDS encoding pyridoxal phosphatase — MKYKAVAFDMDGTLLTTDRLVLPETADMIKKISSKGVKVILVSGRHHSVIYPYYYQLQLSTPAICCNGTYLYDFEKQQSLAAKPMTKEQAKTLLELIHQFGIHTLIYTDRVMTYEVLDDHLEGFFKWVHSLPDFLQPEIDKVESFEKVIDEAKAVYKFATSSHNIPVLQAFSKAVDEIGCFSCEWSWSNRADIAIKGNTKGNGLRHWASLENIDLSEIVAFGDSYNDITMLSAAGLGIAMGNADEEVKANASYAIGDNNRPSIASELENLFL; from the coding sequence ATGAAGTATAAAGCGGTTGCGTTCGATATGGATGGTACATTATTAACTACAGATCGGCTTGTATTACCTGAAACAGCAGACATGATCAAAAAAATCAGTTCCAAAGGGGTAAAAGTGATATTAGTATCTGGTCGTCACCATAGTGTTATTTATCCTTACTATTATCAACTTCAATTATCAACACCGGCGATCTGTTGTAATGGCACTTATCTTTACGATTTCGAAAAACAACAATCATTAGCGGCCAAACCAATGACCAAAGAGCAGGCTAAAACTCTACTTGAACTGATTCATCAATTTGGTATTCATACCTTAATTTATACCGATAGAGTGATGACATATGAAGTGCTTGACGATCATCTTGAAGGATTTTTTAAATGGGTTCATTCGTTACCCGATTTTTTACAACCCGAAATTGACAAAGTAGAGAGTTTTGAAAAAGTCATTGACGAAGCTAAAGCCGTTTACAAGTTTGCAACCAGTAGTCATAACATTCCAGTTTTACAAGCTTTTTCTAAGGCAGTTGATGAGATTGGTTGTTTTTCATGCGAATGGTCTTGGTCAAATCGTGCCGATATTGCAATAAAAGGCAATACGAAAGGTAATGGTCTAAGACATTGGGCCTCGCTTGAAAATATCGATTTAAGCGAAATCGTTGCTTTTGGCGATAGCTATAACGATATTACTATGTTATCTGCTGCTGGATTAGGGATTGCGATGGGTAATGCCGATGAAGAAGTCAAAGCCAACGCCAGCTATGCTATAGGCGATAACAACCGTCCAAGTATAGCATCCGAACTTGAAAATTTGTTTTTATAA
- the recR gene encoding recombination mediator RecR, protein MQISPLLDSLMEALRCLPGVGPKSAQRMAFHLLQRNRQGGIKLAHELHEAMINIGHCNDCRTFTEQETCTICANIRRQSSGQLCVVETPADIVAIEQTGQYSGRYFVLLGHLSPLDGIGPSDIGLDLLKKKLASEAINEVILATNPTVEGDATANYIAQMCGEFNVVATRIAHGVPVGGELEMVDGTTLSHSFVGRQKIEF, encoded by the coding sequence ATGCAAATTAGCCCATTATTAGACTCACTTATGGAAGCATTACGCTGTTTACCAGGAGTTGGACCTAAATCCGCACAAAGAATGGCCTTTCATTTATTACAACGCAATCGGCAAGGTGGTATTAAATTAGCTCATGAACTTCATGAAGCAATGATTAATATTGGTCATTGTAATGATTGTCGAACCTTTACTGAACAAGAAACTTGTACAATTTGTGCAAATATTCGTCGCCAAAGCAGTGGACAACTTTGCGTAGTTGAAACACCTGCTGATATTGTTGCTATTGAACAAACTGGTCAGTATAGTGGGCGTTATTTTGTCCTATTAGGCCATCTCTCACCGTTAGATGGCATTGGTCCAAGCGATATCGGTCTGGATTTATTGAAAAAAAAATTAGCATCGGAAGCAATTAATGAAGTGATTTTAGCTACGAATCCAACTGTTGAAGGCGATGCTACTGCTAATTATATCGCGCAAATGTGTGGTGAATTTAACGTTGTGGCAACAAGAATTGCCCATGGTGTACCAGTTGGTGGTGAACTTGAAATGGTTGATGGTACAACCTTATCGCACTCATTTGTTGGACGTCAAAAAATTGAATTTTAA
- the plsY gene encoding glycerol-3-phosphate 1-O-acyltransferase PlsY encodes MTLQVLLMVIIAYFSGSLSGALIISRIMHLPNPSEHGSHNPGATNVLRINGKLPAMIVLVFDMLKGAIPVYIAYRIGISPFFLGIVGIAACLGHIFPCFFDFRGGKGVATALGMMMPIGLDFTGCFILTWLLTLLVTGYSSVASIVGFLFAPLFVWLFKPELTLPVTMLSCVIIIRHSSNIIRLFKGQEPKSLHFKSKKK; translated from the coding sequence TTGACATTACAAGTTTTATTGATGGTCATCATCGCCTATTTCAGTGGTTCACTTTCAGGCGCTTTAATTATTAGTCGAATAATGCATTTGCCCAATCCATCGGAGCATGGTTCACATAATCCTGGCGCAACTAATGTGTTGCGCATCAATGGTAAGTTACCGGCAATGATTGTATTAGTGTTTGATATGTTAAAAGGCGCAATACCGGTTTACATTGCTTATCGTATCGGAATTTCGCCTTTTTTCCTTGGTATTGTTGGAATTGCAGCTTGCCTTGGTCATATTTTTCCTTGTTTTTTTGATTTTCGTGGCGGTAAAGGAGTAGCAACCGCATTGGGCATGATGATGCCAATAGGGTTAGATTTCACTGGTTGTTTTATTTTAACTTGGCTATTGACACTGTTGGTAACGGGTTATTCATCCGTTGCTTCTATTGTTGGATTTCTTTTTGCGCCATTGTTTGTTTGGCTGTTTAAACCAGAATTGACTTTACCCGTTACCATGCTCTCATGTGTTATTATAATTCGTCACAGCAGCAATATTATTCGACTTTTCAAAGGGCAGGAACCGAAAAGTTTGCATTTCAAAAGCAAAAAAAAATAA
- the uvrA gene encoding excinuclease ABC subunit UvrA translates to MKDIDIRGARTHNLKNINVTIPRDKLVVITGLSGSGKSSLAFDTLYAEGQRRYVESLSAYARQFLSLMEKPDVDHIEGLSPAISIEQKSTSHNPRSTVGTITEIYDYLRLLFARIGEPRCPKHDLPLAAQTVSQMVDSIMALPVENRYMLLAPVVTERKGEFVKLFEQLSASGYIRVRVDGDVYDLSDPPTLELQKKHTIEVVVDRFRIRDDLKLRLAESIETVLSITNGIVKVADLDNPHAEEHLFSANFACPICGYSISELEPRLFSFNNPAGACPECDGLGVQQYFDAKRIVQMPEVSLAAGAIKGWDRRNFYYFQMLKSLAEHYKFDIDQPYEKLPEKIKDILLNGSGKTEIQFTYSNDRGDVVKRVHPFEGIINNLARRYKETESQTIREELSKYISNRPCPCCHGSRLCTTARHVFINDTNLPTISDLSTQQAKDFFDKLSLTGQRAQIAEKILKEINDRLQFLINVGLNYLTLSRSAETLSGGEAQRIRLASQIGAGLVGVMYVLDEPSIGLHQRDNTRLIDTLTHLRDLGNTVIVVEHDEEAILAADYVIDIGPGAGVHGGEVVAQGTPKQIMACKSSLTGQYLSGKQKIEIPTNRTKVDKTKMLSLIGATGNNLKDVTLNIPVGLFTCITGVSGSGKSTLINDTLYPLAQNELNGAEKSDIAPYKAIEGLSYFDKVIAIDQSPIGRTPRSNPATYTGFFTSIRELYAGVPEARARGYNPGRFSFNVKGGRCEACQGDGLIKVEMHFLPDIYVPCDQCHGARYNRETLEIKYKGKSINEILNMTVEEGREFFDAVPMIARKLQTLIDVGLAYITIGQSATTLSGGEAQRVKLAKELSKRDTGSTLYILDEPTTGLHFADVKQLLAQLHSLRDKGNTIVVIEHNLDVVKTADWIVDLGPEGGNGGGEIIAEGTPEDVAKSKKSFTGQYLKPLLEKQ, encoded by the coding sequence ATCAAAGATATCGATATTCGTGGTGCGCGAACGCACAATCTAAAAAATATTAATGTAACCATTCCAAGAGATAAGCTGGTAGTGATAACTGGGCTTTCGGGATCGGGTAAATCTTCGTTAGCATTCGATACTCTCTATGCTGAAGGGCAACGACGTTATGTTGAGTCATTATCGGCTTACGCACGTCAATTTTTATCCTTAATGGAAAAACCGGATGTTGATCATATTGAAGGTTTATCACCAGCGATTTCGATAGAGCAAAAATCCACTTCGCATAATCCGCGTTCAACAGTGGGAACAATTACCGAAATTTATGACTACTTGCGCCTGCTTTTTGCCCGAATTGGCGAACCTCGCTGTCCAAAACATGATTTACCTTTAGCTGCCCAAACAGTATCACAAATGGTTGATAGCATCATGGCACTACCGGTTGAAAATCGTTATATGTTACTTGCACCTGTAGTGACTGAGCGTAAAGGTGAATTTGTTAAGTTGTTTGAGCAATTATCAGCGAGTGGCTACATACGCGTTAGAGTCGATGGTGATGTCTATGATTTGTCTGATCCGCCAACACTTGAACTGCAAAAAAAGCATACTATTGAAGTTGTTGTTGACCGTTTTCGTATTCGTGATGATTTAAAACTGCGCCTTGCAGAATCAATTGAAACCGTACTTTCTATTACCAATGGGATTGTAAAAGTTGCCGATTTGGATAACCCACATGCAGAGGAACATCTGTTTTCGGCTAATTTTGCTTGTCCAATTTGTGGTTACAGTATTTCAGAGTTAGAGCCTCGATTATTTTCATTTAATAATCCAGCAGGTGCATGTCCAGAATGTGACGGTCTTGGTGTACAACAATATTTTGATGCTAAACGCATCGTTCAAATGCCTGAAGTTTCATTAGCAGCAGGCGCAATTAAAGGTTGGGATCGTCGTAACTTTTACTATTTTCAGATGTTAAAATCACTGGCTGAACACTATAAATTTGATATCGATCAGCCATACGAAAAATTGCCTGAAAAAATTAAAGATATTTTATTAAATGGATCAGGTAAAACTGAAATTCAATTTACCTATTCAAATGATCGTGGTGATGTTGTTAAAAGAGTTCATCCATTTGAAGGAATTATTAATAATTTAGCACGACGTTATAAAGAAACCGAATCACAAACCATTCGAGAAGAGTTATCAAAGTATATTAGTAATCGTCCTTGCCCTTGCTGTCATGGGTCAAGGTTATGTACAACGGCAAGACATGTATTTATTAATGACACCAATTTGCCAACTATTAGTGATTTAAGTACTCAACAAGCAAAAGACTTTTTTGATAAATTATCATTAACAGGGCAACGTGCACAAATAGCTGAAAAGATTTTAAAAGAGATCAACGACCGTTTGCAGTTTTTAATCAATGTTGGACTCAATTATTTAACCCTATCACGTTCTGCTGAAACGTTATCAGGTGGTGAAGCACAACGCATACGATTAGCTAGCCAAATTGGTGCGGGTTTAGTTGGGGTGATGTATGTGCTTGATGAACCGTCTATCGGTTTACATCAACGTGATAATACCCGTCTTATCGATACATTAACGCATTTACGTGATTTAGGTAATACCGTAATTGTGGTTGAACACGATGAAGAAGCCATTTTGGCAGCAGATTATGTTATTGATATCGGACCTGGAGCAGGTGTACATGGTGGTGAAGTGGTTGCACAAGGTACGCCTAAACAAATTATGGCGTGTAAATCATCATTGACGGGACAGTATTTGTCAGGAAAGCAAAAAATTGAAATTCCTACTAATCGTACTAAAGTCGATAAGACAAAGATGTTATCACTCATTGGTGCAACGGGTAATAATCTTAAAGATGTGACATTAAATATCCCCGTTGGATTATTTACTTGTATTACTGGGGTGTCAGGGTCGGGTAAATCAACGTTAATTAATGACACGTTATATCCATTAGCACAAAATGAACTTAATGGCGCAGAAAAAAGTGACATAGCACCTTATAAAGCCATTGAAGGACTGAGCTATTTTGATAAAGTGATTGCGATTGATCAAAGTCCTATTGGGCGTACACCTCGCTCGAACCCAGCCACCTATACGGGTTTTTTCACTTCTATTCGTGAACTTTATGCAGGCGTGCCCGAAGCTCGAGCTCGAGGTTATAATCCAGGACGATTTAGCTTTAATGTTAAAGGTGGGCGCTGTGAAGCTTGCCAAGGCGATGGTTTAATCAAAGTAGAAATGCACTTTTTACCTGATATTTATGTGCCTTGTGATCAGTGTCATGGCGCGCGCTACAATCGTGAAACCCTTGAAATCAAATATAAAGGCAAATCAATTAATGAAATTTTAAATATGACGGTTGAAGAAGGTCGTGAATTTTTTGATGCCGTACCCATGATTGCCCGCAAATTACAAACGTTGATTGATGTAGGATTGGCTTATATTACTATTGGTCAATCAGCCACAACTTTATCTGGTGGTGAAGCTCAGCGAGTAAAACTTGCCAAAGAGCTATCTAAGCGCGATACTGGTAGTACGTTATACATCTTAGATGAGCCGACCACAGGTTTACATTTTGCTGATGTAAAACAATTGCTTGCACAACTTCATTCGCTACGCGATAAAGGCAATACTATTGTTGTGATTGAACATAATTTGGATGTAGTTAAAACGGCTGACTGGATTGTCGATTTAGGTCCTGAAGGGGGAAATGGTGGCGGTGAAATCATTGCTGAAGGAACCCCTGAAGATGTGGCAAAATCGAAAAAATCTTTTACAGGACAATATTTAAAACCGTTACTTGAAAAACAATAA
- a CDS encoding sugar kinase: protein MATNIAVIGECMIELSMKQESTTRSFGGDTLNTSVYLSRLLQGKEFIIHYVTGLGTDPFSQEMVDSWQKEHIKTDLVQRMPDKMPGLYSIVTDDQGERSFYYWRNDAAAKFWLKTAETEKIAEQIAHCDYVYLSGISIAILDAESILKLVDLLKRVKTNGGKVIFDNNFRPRLWSSLDLARSVYRDILSYTDIAFLTLDDEDLLWGKLPYEQVIERTKNFGVNEIIIKRGSDSCIVDCVEGRFDIPANKIVKDKIIDTTAAGDSFSAGYLGARLSGRNPSQSALQGHLVAGTVIQYRGAIIPLEATPKLID, encoded by the coding sequence ATGGCTACAAATATCGCTGTTATTGGCGAATGTATGATTGAATTGTCGATGAAGCAAGAATCGACAACACGCAGTTTTGGTGGTGATACACTTAATACATCGGTCTATTTATCACGTTTATTACAAGGTAAAGAGTTTATAATTCACTATGTAACGGGATTAGGCACTGATCCTTTTAGTCAAGAGATGGTGGACAGTTGGCAAAAAGAGCACATTAAAACTGATTTAGTACAAAGAATGCCGGATAAGATGCCAGGTCTTTATTCAATTGTCACAGATGATCAGGGTGAGCGTTCTTTCTATTATTGGCGTAATGATGCTGCGGCAAAGTTTTGGTTGAAAACAGCCGAAACAGAAAAAATAGCTGAACAAATTGCTCATTGTGATTATGTCTATTTGAGTGGTATCAGTATTGCGATTTTAGATGCGGAAAGTATTCTTAAATTAGTCGATCTTTTAAAACGAGTGAAAACTAACGGTGGTAAAGTGATTTTCGATAATAACTTCCGTCCACGTTTATGGAGTAGCCTTGATTTAGCTCGAAGCGTTTATCGTGATATTCTGAGCTATACCGATATTGCATTTTTAACGTTAGATGATGAAGATTTGCTGTGGGGTAAATTACCTTATGAGCAAGTGATTGAGCGCACTAAAAACTTTGGTGTGAATGAAATCATCATTAAACGAGGTAGCGATAGCTGCATTGTTGATTGTGTTGAGGGTCGCTTTGACATACCCGCTAATAAAATCGTTAAGGATAAAATTATCGATACAACAGCAGCAGGGGATTCATTTAGTGCGGGTTACCTTGGAGCACGCTTAAGCGGTCGAAACCCTTCACAATCAGCATTACAAGGGCATTTAGTTGCCGGTACGGTAATCCAATATCGTGGTGCAATTATTCCTTTAGAAGCAACTCCAAAATTAATCGATTAA